The genome window GGTGCCGATTTATTGTCTAAAAATTATTTTTTCTGGTTATCTAGGAGTTCTTTTTTTCATCTTTTAATCGCAAGTCATCAAGCCATTTCATATGCTTTTCTTCATAACTACGATCTTTCTTGATAAAGAAGTAGGCTGCCGCGGCAAGAATGGCGATGACAGTTCCGACAAGCAGGGTCTTAGCCGTAAAATTGGTAACCATGTAACAAGAAACTAACAATGCAAAAATGGGGATAAGATATTTCCCGGGTAATTTGAAACCGTGTGTTGGATATTCGTTACTATGTTCAAATTTAATGACGGCAAGAATCGAGGGAACATATTGAATGAATGAGGCTAAGACTGTACAACTAACCAAGAAGAGATAACTCTGGGTAGCGAATAAAGCAGAGAGGATGGATGTTAATAAAATTCCGACCCATGGAGCATCATGCTTATTCTTCTTCCCAATAAACTTTGGCAACATGCCATGTTCATTGGCCATTGAAGCAATTAACGATGGCGTGTTAAACGAAGCTGAAAAGGCAACCCCAAAGATACTTACAAGCATCCCGAAAATAATAAAGGCATATCCCCACTTACCAATAGTGGTTCCGAGTCCCTTCGCAAGGGCACCTCCCAAAGCATTAGCCAGTGGTGTCGAGTAACCGCCTAATTTAGTCCCGGAAAGTCCAACAGCAATGGTCATCATCAATGCATCCAAAATAGTTACACTAACCATGACTGCAATTAACACCCGAGGAATATTCTTTTCTGGATTCTTCATTTGCTTAGCAGCAATTGGTAAAAATGAAAAACCAGTAAAAAGATAAAAGATCGGAGTAAAGGCTTCTCCAAAGTGATGAATAAATGGCATTGGTCCCTTTAAAGCTGCTTGGGGAATCACTGGTGAGAAGTTAGCTTTATGGATAAAGAAGACCCCAACGACAATAAAGATGATCAGCGTAAGAATCTTCGCAGCCGCTGATACATTATTAACCAGTTTAACAAGACCGCGACCGAAGAAATTAATAACCGCAAAGAGCACAATTAAGCCAAAAGCAGCGACCCCATAGATAAGCGGCCGATTAAAGATTGGCAAAAAACTCTTGAGGGTAGTTAATAAGGCAACAATTTCCGCTGAAAGAGTACAGCAACCTAAGAACCAGGTAAAAATTCCTAGCTCATAACCGGTGAATCTTCCAAATGCATGATAAGAATAAAGCCACGCTGCCCCTGAGCCGGTAAAACGACTAGAAAGATCGGCATAACATAGGGCGATCAATGAGACGGTTATTGCTGTACATAGCAAAACTGCTACAGCCGATAAGTTCATGTACCGATAAATAACAGATGGCAGTAAAAATGTTCCTGAGCCAATTACTCCATTAATCCCTAAAAAGTAAATTGAGATGAAAGATAGCTTTTTAGGTACTGATTTTTGATTACTGATAATGACCACCCCACATAAAATTTATAATTCCATTTATATTGTAGTCTTTTTCAAATAAAAAGGTAAATTATCAGCTATCCTAATCTCGATCTTTTCTAAAATTGTTATACAATTAAGAATGTACTTATTTTATATAAAGGATGAATAAAATGGCACAGAAGATTGAGAATTTTATTTTTGATATTGACGGTACTTTAATTGATACTATTGATATGTATATGCCAGCAATGATTGATACGTTGGCTCAACACGGTCACCCAGTTGCGCCCGACAAAGTAGAACAAACTAAGCATGACTTATTTGGTATTACTGGTCGAGATGCTCTTCGCCTCGCTGGAATTAGTGAGGAAGAAATTCCGAAAATGTTAAAAGACTGGTTTGACCTTGCTTACCAACGTGCTGATCGGGCAAAAGTGATTGAAGGAATCCCTGAAATGCTTAATACCCTTGCCAATCGTGAAGATGCAAAGATCGCCATCGCAACTTCAAAACTCGCTGACGAATACCAAGAATACTTCGTTAACAAATATGACTTTGCGAAGTTATTTAAGGTTGCCATTACGTCTGCGGATACTAAAAAGCATAAGCCAGCTCCAGATCCTATTTTAGTGGCAATGGATAAAATGGGAGCAGATCCCGCAACTACTGTTTATGTTGGGGACACGATCAATGATATGAAAGCCGCCCATGCAGCCGGTGCCAAGTTTGCAGGCGCCCTTTACTCTTCTGCAAATCCCGATAGTATTAAAGATGCGGACTTTCCATTAATGAAGCCGGCTGATCTGCTAAAAATTTAAAACAAATAAGGAGTCTCTGATGTTTAGAATTCAAACGTTAGAGACTTCTTTTTAGTTCTTTTAATTATTATTCCTGCCTTAGGGGCTTTATTAATAAAGCTACTTTGGGGCCTTCATATACCCTGCCACATATTCCTGAGCCGTTTTTTCTGACATTTGATAGACATTCACGAGGGCAGCCACTATTTCTGACGGAGCTGTATCTTGACTGCTTAAGAATTTGACTAGCCTTTATTTTCCTTCTTCTCTTTCTTCTCGCCGGGCATCCATTAAATCAAGCTCGAACTTCATAAAGCCTCGTCTCCTCTCTGGCTCCTGCTTAATCTTAATAATCTCGTCTTGAATCTTAGTAATAAACCTACTCTTATTGTCTACTTGATTGCGCATTAAAGCAAGGAAGTTCTTGATCGGTTGCTCATCATTAGTAAATTCTTTAGCCAAGGCATTAAAGATCACAACAGTCCGTTAGTCGCCTAGTTTCAACTGATAATTACGGGTACACGCCATTTCAAACACATAACGGGCCCAACCATAGCCAAAATAAGACTACAATGCCCTCTGAGTATACAGATGAAATAGAAAATTCATCTTATACTTGGAGGGCTTTTTCTATGGGAAGAAAATCTAAATACTCAGCAGAGGAAAAACTCTTAATCCTCAATGAAGTTTTACGAAATGGAATCCATAAGGTAATAACTAAGTACAAGATTAGCCAAAAAACTATCAGGCAGTGGAGTCTTCTATACAAGTATCAGGGAATGCCAGGACTTCAAACAAGTCATCATAATTAAAGCTACTCTAAAGAATTTAAAAACTCATTGGTTGAACAATATCAACAAACAGATGAGGTATTAGATTTATTTGCGATAAAACACGGTTTACGATCTCAAAGGCAACTAGAACAATGGATTATCCGGTATAATGAATCTAACTTAAAGGCCTATACGCCAAGAAAGCGAGATTCAAAAATGAGTGGACGAAAGACTGACTTTGAAGAACGACTTACTATCATTGAAGAGTTGATTAAGCATGATGTGAACTACAATTGGGCGGTTGAAAAGTACCATATTAGTTACCAACAAGTTTATGGCTGGTATCAAAAGTATCGCAAAAGCGGTAATGACCCAGAATCACTTCGTGATCGCCGAGGCAAAGCTAAGCCAGAAGAGAAGTGGCTGGAAGTTGACCGACTCAAGGCAGAGAATCGCTTATTAAGGGCTCAGCTAGAAAAGCAAGAGATGGAGATTGCATTCGCAAAAAAATTAACAGAAATACGCAATCGGGAGGTGGAAAAGGACTCCGGTACCAAGCCATCAAAGAACTAAATCAAGAAAATGGATGGTCAATTAGCCAGTTGTGTAAAATAGCTGATTCTTCGCGAGATGGTTATTACAAATGGCTCAATTGAAAGCCAAGTCGATATCATAATGAGCAAGCAGAGTTACTTGAAGCGATTGTAGAGTTAGAAGAAGAACACAATTGGACGCTGGGATATTTAGCGATGACTACACAGTTAAGCTTTGAAAACCGTTTAAGCTTTACCGCTGGATTAAAACGAATAACTAACTGCATGCGTAAGCATGGAATTAGAGCAAATATTAGGAAGAAGAAGCGCAATCGAATTCAACGCCATGAAGAATACATCAATGACAACTTATTGCAGGGACAATTCGACCGTAAAACTAAAAATGAAGTGTGGGTTACCGACACAACGGAAGTAGCCTACGGCGGACACACACTTCATAAAGTACGAGTACACGTTATTTTAGATTTATATGGTCGTTACGCTTTAAGCTACAATATTTCAGACACAGAAACTTCATCAGCAGTAATTGAAACCTTTAATCGTGCTTTTATGGTTGAGCCTGATGCGCAACCAATGATCCATACTGACCGCGGGTCAGCTTACTGCTCAAGTATGTTCAACGACTACTTAGTCTCTAAAAATTGTATTCATAGTATGTCACACCCCGGTCATCCTTGGGAAAACTCACCCATAGAGCGTTGGTGGAATGACTTCAAGCTAATCTGGATTAACAAACACCCTCGTCCTAAGACGCTAGCAGAGCTAGAACAACTCGTCAAAGGAGTCATTGAATACTTTAATACCAAACGCGCTTACACAAGCAAAAACGGCTTGACCGCGGAACAATTCCGCAATCAAGCCGCCTAAAATTTTTATCTAATTGATCTGTATACTTGACGGGACATAGTGCCATATATCCCCACCGCTTATTATTTTTTCTGGGTGTAATTTCGCGTGAAACTAGCTGATGATACTTAGCTTCGTATGACATATCGAACATTCTCGTGACCCTAATGCATTAACTTTTCCACAATTAGGACAGACCAAGGCAAGCATCTGCCCTTTAAGTGGTTTTCCACAATTCTCACAGACTTCGGCATCGTCTGGATTTAATGTGTTACAGTAGGGACATTTTTTCATTTAGTAATCCCCATTGAAGAGCTGTGCATTGCCATTCGCTTATCGGGATAGAGTTTCTTAGCTAGGGCGGTTACCGCGGTCGGCGCTTCACCAAAGCCGGCCGCAATCAATGCAACTTTCCCCGGGTAGGTCACACCATCCCCGATCGCATATACCCCTTCAGTACTAGTTTCCATCATTGAATCAACCTTGATCAAGTTGTGTTCTGCTGCTAAGTCAAGGGACCACTGATTCAAGGCCGCATTATTAGAGGTAAACCCATAGTTAACCACAATCTTATCCACATTCAATTGTGCTTCGTCGTCACTCCGCATCTTCTTAAGATCGAGCGTTACCGTTTCATCATCTTCCACCGTTAATGCTCGTGGTAAGAAAGGCGTATCCAATTGCACAGATGATTGTTTAAGCTGGGTCACAGTATGCTCAAGGCCACGGAACTGGTCCCGTCGATGGACAAGGTGGACTTCCTTGGCGACAGGTTCAAGCATCAAGGCAATATCAATCGCGGAGTCTCCCCCACCAAGAATGGCAACCCGCTTGTCCGCATAATCAGCTTTATGATTAACAAAGTATGAAAGCTGCTTACCTTCAATCTCAGCTGCCCCTTCTAAAGCGAGCTTACGGGGAGTAAACGCTCCGTTACCAAGAGCAATGATTACTGCTCGTGACCGGGATACCCGCTTTGCTGATTTGATGGTAAAGGTTCCATCATCTCCTTTGATGACGTCCTCAACGGTTTCGCCAAGGAATTGATCAATCGGTGCCACTGCCATTTGTTCTTCTAACTTAGCGATCAGGTCGTGTCCAGTTACACCTGGCATTCCCGCTACATCCCAAACTTGTTTTTCAGGATAGAGTGCCCCTACTTGTCCCCCAAGTTGTGGAAGGCTTTCAATTAGCTGGGCATCTAATTCATGAAGGCCGCAGTAAAATGAAGCAAACATCCCTGCTGGACCTCCACCAATAATTGTCACATCATAAATTTTCTCTGCCATTTCTCCTCTGATCCTTTCATTTTCATCTCTAGAAGTATTATATCATCTTTATTTTTTCTAAAATTTCGTAAGCGGTCTCAAATTTTAATTGTAATTATTCAAAATTTAAATTAACATATTATATACAGAGATTGATTTTGCTTAAAATTGGAGGAATAAATACTATGGCAAAACGTAAAATGATTCTTGATTTAGATACTGGTGTTGATGACGCTTTAGCTATTGCCTATGCGCTCGCTGACCCAGAAGTTGATCTAATCGGAATTGTAAGTTCATATGGTAACAACCTATTAGATGTTTGTGCCGAAAACAGCCTTAAATTATTGGAATTATTAGGTCACACTGATATTCCAGTATTTAAGGGTCTTCCACATTCATGCACTACTGACCACTTTGATGTAATGCAAGTTTCAAAGGATATCCACGGTGATAACGGTATCGGTGATGTTGAATTACCTGCGCCAAGTCGGGCTCTTGAAGAACAATCCGGTGTTGATTTCTACATCGAAGCTGCTCACAAGTATGGCAAGAACTTAATCATCATCCCTACTGGTCCAATGACAAACTTAGCTGCTGCCTTGAAGAAGGATCCTGAAATTGCTGACTTGATTGGTAATGTCACATTCATGGGTGGTGCCTTAACTGTTGAAGGTAATGTTACTCCTGTCGCAGAAGCTAACATTAACCAAGATCCAAAGGCTGCCGATGAAGTAATGAAGTCCAACTTGCCACTTACGATGGTTGGTCTTGATGTTACTCTTCGGACCCTCCTTACTAAGAACGAAACAAAGCAATGGCGTGAATTAGGCACTACTTCCGGTAAGGCTTTTGCTGATATTACCGACTTCTACATCGACGCTTACTACAACCTTGATATTGATAAGCGTGGTTGTGCCCTCCACGATCCATTAGCTGTTGGTGTTAGTATTGACCCATCATTTGTTTCAACCATTAGCTTATTCATGAAGGTTGTTTACCAAGAAGGACCTTACTATGGTCGAACAATTGGTGACAACGCTAAGTTAAACGATCCTAACCCTAATGTTAAGGTTGCCGTTAACGTTGACAAAGAACGTTACCTCAAGGCCTTCATGGATCGCTTAAACAAGCTTTTCAAAGAAAACTAAATTTAATTAAGAGGCTGTTGAAAAAACTTAGTTTTTAACGGCCTCTTTATTTATACAAATATTGTTAAGATATCGTGGAAATTAACCATAAGGCTCGAGGCTAAGTCCGTACGATAATCAGCCCGTGCCGTGCTAATCACCGTTCTATCCTTAGCCCACCGCCTTGTCGAGAAGGTTAATTCCCACTCACTTTCATTTTACAAGGCGTTATTCTCCTGTTTTTCTTCGATAGTTGTTATAATAAAATTTGTAAAGGATTGTTTTTGATTTTACTAAGGAAGTGTCTTATCAATGGGTCGTTTAGATAATAAAGTTGCAATTATTACTGGTGGTTCTAAAGGAATTGGAGCTGCTGTCGCAAAAAAGTTTATCGAAGAAGGCGCAAAGGTTGTTTTAACCGCTCGGAAGATGGATGAGGGACAAAAAGTCGCTGACCAACTAGGTGACAATGCGATCTTTATCCAACAAGACGTTGCTCGGAAAGGAGACTGGGACCGGGTAATCCGCCAAACTGTCCAAGTCTTTGGGAAGCTCAATATTGTGGTTAACAATGCGGGAATTGCCGAATACGCCGATGTTGAGAAGACGGACGCTGAAATTTGGGATAAAACAATTGCCGTTAACCTTACCGGTACGATGTGGGGAACTAAGCTCGGTATTGAAGCAATGAAGAACAACGGGGAAAAGAATTCAATCATCAATATGTCATCCATTGAAGGACTAATTGGTGATCCTGATCTCTTTGCATACAATGCTTCTAAGGGTGGTGTCCGCCTCTTAACTAAGTCCGCTGCGCTTGATTGTGCCCGGAAAGGCTATGACATCCGTGTAAATACAATTCATCCTGGTTATATCTCAACTCCACTAGTTGATAATTTGGTCAAGGATGATCCAAAAGCAGAAGGACACCTAGAAAGCCTTCATCCCCTTGGCCGTCTTGGAAAGCCAGAAGAGATTGCTAACCTCGCTTTATACCTTGCTTCAGATGAATCAAGCTTTAGTACTGGTTCGGAATTTGTCGCTGATGGTGGCTATACGGCTCAATAAAAAACAAAACAAAAGGATCATTGCCAAACTAGATGACAGTGATCCTTTTGTTTTAAATTAAATTCCGAATTACCAATGAAACTGCCAAAATCAATGATCCAACCCCGACAATTATTTGCATAAGACGGCCAGGCAGGTGGCGAACAATAATCGGTCCTAAGTAGCCCCCGATTACATTTCCAATCATCAACGGAATAACATAATTCCAATAAATTGTCGTCTCAAGTGCGAACACTATCCAGGATGTTGTATTTGTAACAGTCATCGCAACATTTTTTAGCGCATTATTAACTGCAAAGCTCTTTTGCCGATTGATCACTGTCAGCAAGGTTAGCATTAACACTCCGGCGCCGGCATTAAA of Limosilactobacillus reuteri subsp. reuteri contains these proteins:
- a CDS encoding APC family permease, translated to MSNQKSVPKKLSFISIYFLGINGVIGSGTFLLPSVIYRYMNLSAVAVLLCTAITVSLIALCYADLSSRFTGSGAAWLYSYHAFGRFTGYELGIFTWFLGCCTLSAEIVALLTTLKSFLPIFNRPLIYGVAAFGLIVLFAVINFFGRGLVKLVNNVSAAAKILTLIIFIVVGVFFIHKANFSPVIPQAALKGPMPFIHHFGEAFTPIFYLFTGFSFLPIAAKQMKNPEKNIPRVLIAVMVSVTILDALMMTIAVGLSGTKLGGYSTPLANALGGALAKGLGTTIGKWGYAFIIFGMLVSIFGVAFSASFNTPSLIASMANEHGMLPKFIGKKNKHDAPWVGILLTSILSALFATQSYLFLVSCTVLASFIQYVPSILAVIKFEHSNEYPTHGFKLPGKYLIPIFALLVSCYMVTNFTAKTLLVGTVIAILAAAAYFFIKKDRSYEEKHMKWLDDLRLKDEKKNS
- a CDS encoding HAD family hydrolase: MNKMAQKIENFIFDIDGTLIDTIDMYMPAMIDTLAQHGHPVAPDKVEQTKHDLFGITGRDALRLAGISEEEIPKMLKDWFDLAYQRADRAKVIEGIPEMLNTLANREDAKIAIATSKLADEYQEYFVNKYDFAKLFKVAITSADTKKHKPAPDPILVAMDKMGADPATTVYVGDTINDMKAAHAAGAKFAGALYSSANPDSIKDADFPLMKPADLLKI
- a CDS encoding zinc-ribbon domain-containing protein, yielding MKKCPYCNTLNPDDAEVCENCGKPLKGQMLALVCPNCGKVNALGSRECSICHTKLSIIS
- a CDS encoding NAD(P)/FAD-dependent oxidoreductase, with protein sequence MAEKIYDVTIIGGGPAGMFASFYCGLHELDAQLIESLPQLGGQVGALYPEKQVWDVAGMPGVTGHDLIAKLEEQMAVAPIDQFLGETVEDVIKGDDGTFTIKSAKRVSRSRAVIIALGNGAFTPRKLALEGAAEIEGKQLSYFVNHKADYADKRVAILGGGDSAIDIALMLEPVAKEVHLVHRRDQFRGLEHTVTQLKQSSVQLDTPFLPRALTVEDDETVTLDLKKMRSDDEAQLNVDKIVVNYGFTSNNAALNQWSLDLAAEHNLIKVDSMMETSTEGVYAIGDGVTYPGKVALIAAGFGEAPTAVTALAKKLYPDKRMAMHSSSMGITK
- a CDS encoding nucleoside hydrolase, producing MAKRKMILDLDTGVDDALAIAYALADPEVDLIGIVSSYGNNLLDVCAENSLKLLELLGHTDIPVFKGLPHSCTTDHFDVMQVSKDIHGDNGIGDVELPAPSRALEEQSGVDFYIEAAHKYGKNLIIIPTGPMTNLAAALKKDPEIADLIGNVTFMGGALTVEGNVTPVAEANINQDPKAADEVMKSNLPLTMVGLDVTLRTLLTKNETKQWRELGTTSGKAFADITDFYIDAYYNLDIDKRGCALHDPLAVGVSIDPSFVSTISLFMKVVYQEGPYYGRTIGDNAKLNDPNPNVKVAVNVDKERYLKAFMDRLNKLFKEN
- a CDS encoding glucose 1-dehydrogenase; amino-acid sequence: MGRLDNKVAIITGGSKGIGAAVAKKFIEEGAKVVLTARKMDEGQKVADQLGDNAIFIQQDVARKGDWDRVIRQTVQVFGKLNIVVNNAGIAEYADVEKTDAEIWDKTIAVNLTGTMWGTKLGIEAMKNNGEKNSIINMSSIEGLIGDPDLFAYNASKGGVRLLTKSAALDCARKGYDIRVNTIHPGYISTPLVDNLVKDDPKAEGHLESLHPLGRLGKPEEIANLALYLASDESSFSTGSEFVADGGYTAQ